Within Telopea speciosissima isolate NSW1024214 ecotype Mountain lineage chromosome 8, Tspe_v1, whole genome shotgun sequence, the genomic segment GCAAATCTCTGCATACTTGTCCAAAATTCAGAGGGGCGGTTATATACAGTCCTTCGGCTGTATGATTGCCGTCGACGAGTCCACCTTTCGGGTCGTTGCTTACAGCGAGAACGCCACCGAAATGCTCGACCTTAATCCCCAGTCAGTCCCCACCCTCGAGGAACCTCTGACCCTCACGGTTGGTATTGATGTCCGTACGCTTTTCACCCCATCCAGCTCTCCTCTCCTCGAGAAAGCTTTCCGTGCTCGGGAAATCACGTTATTAAACCCTCTCTGGATCCATTCCAAGAGTTCCAATAAACCCTTTTACGCCATCTTGCATAGAATTGATGTGGGGATTGTAATTGACTTGGAGCCTGCGAGAACTGGGAACCCAGCTCTGTCGGTTGGTGGTGCTGTGCATTCGCAAAAGCTCGCCGTCCGAGCCTTCTCTCGTTTGCAGTCACTCCCCGGTAGGGATATCAAGCTTCTTTGTGATGCTGTGGTTGAACACGTGAGGGAGCTCACCGGTTATGACCGGGTTATGGTGTATAAGTTCCATGAGGATGAGCATGGTGAGGTTGTTGCCGAGAGCAAACGACCGGACTTGGAGCCTTATATCGGGTTACACTACCCTGCAATTGACATACCCCAGGCCTCGAGGTTCTTGTTCAAGCAGAACCGGGTCAGGATGATCGTCGACTGCCATGCCACTCCTGTCCGGGTTATTCAGGATGAAGAGCTTTTGCAGCCTCTGTGCTTAGTTGGTTCAACACTTCGGGCCCCGCACGGGTGCCACTCCCAGTACATGGCCAACATGGGCTCAATCGCCTCATTAGCTTTGGCAATAATTATCAATGGGAATGATGATGAGGGTATTTCTGGACGTAACTCTATGAGACTTTGGGGCCTTGTTATGTGTCACCACACTTCTGCTCGATGCATCCCATTTCCCCTCCGTTATGCCTGTGAATTCCTCATGCAGGCTTTTGGGCTTCAACTGAACATAGAATTGCAGTTAGCATCTCAATTGGCAGAGAAACATGTTTTGCGGACCCAAACTCTTCTGTGTGACATGCTTCTCCGGAATTCCCCCACTGGGATTGTCACCCAGAGCCCCAGCATCATGGATCTTGTCAAGTGTGATGGAGCTGCACTCTACTACCGAGGGAAGTATTACCCACTTGGTGTCACCCCTACTGAAGTGCAGATAATGGACATCACCGAGTGGTTGTTGGCTCATCATGGAAACTCAACAGGTTTGAGCACAGATAGCTTAGCTGATGCCGGATACCCTGGAGCAGCCTCCCTTGGTGATGCAGTTTGTGGAATGGCTGTAGCTTATATCACTTCTAAAGATTTCTTGTTCTGGTTCCGGTCGCATACTGCCAAAGAAATTAAGTGGGGAGGAGCAAAGCATCACCCAAAGGACAAGGATGATGGGCAGAGGATGCACCCGCGCTCTTCATTTAAGGCGTTCTTAGAAGTGGTTAAGAGCCATAGTTTGCCATGGGAGAATGCTGAGATGGATGCAATTCACTCGTTACAGATTATACTGCGAGACTCATTTAGAGATGTTGAGGGGAGAAATTCTAAGGCTGTGGCCAACGCCCAGCTTGGGGATTTGAAATCGCAAGTTGTAAATGAGCTTAACTCAGTTGCTCGAGAGATGGTTAGGCTGATAGAGACTGCAACTGCCCCTTTTATTGCAGTGGATTCCCATGGCCGTATAAATGGTTGGAATGCAAAGGTTGCAGAGCTTACATGTCTTTCAGTTGAGGAAGCCATGGGGAAGTCACTGGTTCAGGACCTTATTCATAAGGAATCTGAAGAGGTTGCCGACAAGCTGCTATTTCATGCTTTAAGAGGTAAATCCTCTTGCGTAAATAATTGTTGGTGCTGGTAGTTCTAGATCTTTTACCAGAAAATGTTTTTGTTTAGGCAACCAACATATGGATTTGATGAATAATCGCTGTTGATGGTGCTAGATCCCAAGATCATTAACaaataatttttgtttgttgGACTTCTTTTATAATATAGTTTATTTAACCGGCATGATAAGTATCATTATTGAACCGGAAGAACTGGATAACTTGTGGTATCTCCCATAATTTCTCATTTTGTCCCTACATAGATAGCATGCATTTGCATAGAATTTTCTTTACATTCTCCTCCTTGTCAACTGAATTTCATAGTATACTATCCTGAAAATGTCCAATGCATGTCATCCTTTTCAGTGGCTCATATGCCTTCctatatctttttctttttgattaaTGACATGTGCATTTACCGCTTCTCACAACCTCAATCCCTTGAAAATATTTATGAATACCcatatcttttatttgaaaatgtTGTTGTAGATAAGATTTAATTTCATCAATGCTGGAAGGATCATCATCACCAGtaacaataatgtcatcaacatagacaaccAGCACTACCACCTTAGAGTCACGATAGCGAACAAACATAAATGTCATCTGAATAACACTGGGTAAATCCATACAGAGTTACAATAGTACTGCACTTATCAAACCAACCTCAATCCCTACAAACCTTACTGACATTCTCACCTTGAGCAACATCcctaggaggttgctccatatatattTCCTCATGCAAATCACCATAGAGAAAAACATTCTTAATATCAAGTTGatacaacaaacaacaacaacaacaaccataaccttatcccaactaaatggggtcggctacatggatccgaagaggctatgacagtaaaagaaataagagaagtaaaaagaagtacaagaagtaaaagaaagaagaatagcaaataagtaaaggaaaaaagtcaaaacagcatcccaggaacattcccctacaaggggtcggctacatgggtcctagtcctccaaacaactttatctacggtcatactaggatcgagccttaccacatgcatatcctttcttaccacttctccaatagtcatcttaggcctgcccctacatcttttagctccgtcaaactgtctggtcactcttccttaccggtgcatccataggtctccttggacatgaccataccacctcaagcggctctcacgaagtttgtcctggattggtgcaactcccaatttgtttctaatacaatcattccttactctatctctcctggtcttacCACACATCTTCCTCaaccgctacactcatcttatctatgtTACTCTtgttaactgcccaacattccgctccataagtcatggctggtcttataactgtcctatagaatttcCCTTTAAGGttaataggcatgcgtttgtcacataacactcccgatgcacctctccacttcatccatcctctATAttaccctctttgttaatggttgaccccaaatatctaaagcattcactttgtagtagctctcgctcctcaagtttcaccacttcatcacctctcctggtttgactgaagttacacatcaaatactctgtctttgttctgtTTAACTTAAAGCCTCGTGATGccaagcttgatctccataactccagcttTGCATTAATCTCCtccactgtctcatctatcaaaacaatatcatcagcaaaaagcatacaccaagggatcaCATCTTGAATgtgcctggttaaatcatccattatgagtgcaaacaaataggggcttagagctgatccttgatgtaacccaattgtaatagggaattcactactttggccctTTGCAGTTTTGACACTCGTCACCACGCCTTCATACATGTCCTTgattatatccacatagttacttgagctccttctcttctctaggacatgccaaatgagctctctagggactctatcataggccttttctaggtcaataaagattATATGGAGGTTCCTTTTGTAAGCTCTAAATATTTTCATAAGTCTCCTtaaaaggtaaatagcttctgtcgtggatctccctggcataaaaccaaattggttctccgatataacagtttctcttcttaagtGAACTTTAATGTTTCCCAAAGTTTCATTGTATGACTCATTAGCACCTGAACAGAATTTAACCGAGCAACCAGTGAAAAAGTCTCAAAGTAGCCAacaccataagtctgagtaaaccCTTTGACGGTTTGACCACCAACCGAGCTTTGAGCAACTCAATAGAACCATCGGGGTTGTATTTAACTAtatacacccaacgacactgTACTAAATCCTTATCTAAAGGAAGATCAACTAAGGTCTAGGTCTTGTGACAGACTAAagcatccatctcaacatcaaTGTAGAATCAATCCCGAATGAGATAGTCCCTCATGAGGAGTTTTGGGTATAGAATGGGTTGATAAATACAGAGAAAATTatgaagagaagatggaagatgtGACAGAAATAAAGTTTTCAACAGGGTAAATAACAAGATCGTTGGATGCAGGAACGAGTACCTTTTCGTAAAGCAATTGGTAAGTCAGCAGGTTTAGACGAAGCAACAGGAATGCTAGGCAGAGACTCAGACTGAGAAGAGGGCAATTGAGAAGAAGTGGCAGGCACCAGTTGAGAGGATTTCACGCGCCACTGGTAAATCTTAAGTAGTGCGGGCTGAGGATTTGAAAAAGGAACAACAAAAGGAGTGAGAGGGGACTGAAAATATCAGTTGTTAAATCACAACCCTTGGCAGAATAATATGGTTGTATCTTTGATGAAAGTAACAGTGGCACTCACAAACTGTTGGCGGGTAACAGGGTCataacaacgataacccttttgagtgcgCGAATAACCtagaaaaatacatttaaaaGCGTGAGGGGATGATTTATCAATGCCTGGACGTAAAACCTGAACAAAGCATACACACTTAAAAACACGGGGTGGAAAAGAAATATTGGTGATTGGGGTGAAATGTACTGAAAGGTGATTTATTATCAAAAACTGAGGAAGGCatttgattaattaaataacAGGCTGTTAAAACTCCATCTCCCCAAAAAATTTTCAGGAcattcataaaaataataaagaacaaGCAATATCCAATAAATGTCTATTTCTCCGTTTGGTTACACCATTTTGCTGAGGGGTATAAGAGCAACTAGTTTAATGTATCATGCCATGCTCAGTGCGAAAAAATGGAATTGCAGTTTGAGAAtattccaaagcattatcagaatgaaaaattttaatagaaaCACCACATTCAGTCTTTATTCCAAGATAAATTGATTTAAAGACAGACAAAAAATGTGAACGATGTTTCAATAAATACGACAAAGTTAAGAGAGAATAATTGTCCACAAAAGTAAGGAAGTACGTAAAACATGACTGACTCTGTACAAGATGGGGATCCCAAATATCACAATGAACAAGTGAAAATAAGAATGATTCCTAAGAACATCCCATGGAGGAAAAGCACGGTGATGTTTTCCTAACTCATAAGCTTCACACTCAACACAAGAGATGGTTTTGCAACCAGGAACCATGTGCTGAAGCTTAGAAAGATATAAATGCCCTAACGACAATGCCAATCAAAAGGAGAAACACTACTAGACAACACAGATGCAACAGTAAAAACGAAATCATGATCGAGATGGTATAAGCCACCTTTCTCATGCCCTCTATCAATTGTCTTCCCTGTCTGAAGATCCTGGAAGGcacaataagaaataaaaaaaacgaAACAGAGCACTTTAGTGATTTTGTAATTTGACTGACAGATAATAAACTTAAAGGCAATTAAGGTACATGAAGGACAAAAGATAATAACAAGGAAAGAGTGGAAGTGATCACATCATGTCCACAGACTCGAGTGGAGGAACCATTAGCAAGGATAACACGAGACGGATAATTAGTTTTATTAAATGTGGAAAATACAATAGACTTACTAGTTGTATGATTGGACACActagagtcaataatccaactGGTGAGAGAGGAGGAAGCAAGAAGTGCAGTAGTACCTGTGTGGGCTAGAGTGGCAGTGGATGAAGAAGCAGATGTGTCTCAATCTGTTGAAGATGTTTAAGTAGCTGATTATAGTCATCGTGAGATACAAGACCTGATGAAGATGATGCTCCAGGTGCAGAAGTAGAGTTGGTGTCATTGGATGACACCCCATCAGAA encodes:
- the LOC122670663 gene encoding phytochrome B-like isoform X3, with translation MASSSKATNAHQTHPLGGSSVKSHRGDSIIAQYNVDARLHAVFEQSGESGKSFDYSQSVKTNNQFVPEQQISAYLSKIQRGGYIQSFGCMIAVDESTFRVVAYSENATEMLDLNPQSVPTLEEPLTLTVGIDVRTLFTPSSSPLLEKAFRAREITLLNPLWIHSKSSNKPFYAILHRIDVGIVIDLEPARTGNPALSVGGAVHSQKLAVRAFSRLQSLPGRDIKLLCDAVVEHVRELTGYDRVMVYKFHEDEHGEVVAESKRPDLEPYIGLHYPAIDIPQASRFLFKQNRVRMIVDCHATPVRVIQDEELLQPLCLVGSTLRAPHGCHSQYMANMGSIASLALAIIINGNDDEGISGRNSMRLWGLVMCHHTSARCIPFPLRYACEFLMQAFGLQLNIELQLASQLAEKHVLRTQTLLCDMLLRNSPTGIVTQSPSIMDLVKCDGAALYYRGKYYPLGVTPTEVQIMDITEWLLAHHGNSTGLSTDSLADAGYPGAASLGDAVCGMAVAYITSKDFLFWFRSHTAKEIKWGGAKHHPKDKDDGQRMHPRSSFKAFLEVVKSHSLPWENAEMDAIHSLQIILRDSFRDVEGRNSKAVANAQLGDLKSQVVNELNSVAREMVRLIETATAPFIAVDSHGRINGWNAKVAELTCLSVEEAMGKSLVQDLIHKESEEVADKLLFHALRGEEDKNVEIKLRTFGSQHLKKAVFVVVNAFSSKDSMGNIVGVCLVGQDVTGQKAVMDKFILLQGDYKAIVQSPNPLIPPIFASDENTCCLEWNTAMEKLTGWGRGDIIGKMLAGEVFGNCCRFKSPDAMTKFMIVLHNAIGGQDTDKFPFAFFDRHGKYVQALLTANKRVNIEGQIIGAFCFLQIASPELQLALEVQRHQEKKCFARMKELTYICQEIKNPLRGIRFASSMLETTDLTEDQKQFLETSACCEKQMLKIITDVDLESIEDGDHKAEPHILVA
- the LOC122670663 gene encoding phytochrome B-like isoform X1; its protein translation is MASSSKATNAHQTHPLGGSSVKSHRGDSIIAQYNVDARLHAVFEQSGESGKSFDYSQSVKTNNQFVPEQQISAYLSKIQRGGYIQSFGCMIAVDESTFRVVAYSENATEMLDLNPQSVPTLEEPLTLTVGIDVRTLFTPSSSPLLEKAFRAREITLLNPLWIHSKSSNKPFYAILHRIDVGIVIDLEPARTGNPALSVGGAVHSQKLAVRAFSRLQSLPGRDIKLLCDAVVEHVRELTGYDRVMVYKFHEDEHGEVVAESKRPDLEPYIGLHYPAIDIPQASRFLFKQNRVRMIVDCHATPVRVIQDEELLQPLCLVGSTLRAPHGCHSQYMANMGSIASLALAIIINGNDDEGISGRNSMRLWGLVMCHHTSARCIPFPLRYACEFLMQAFGLQLNIELQLASQLAEKHVLRTQTLLCDMLLRNSPTGIVTQSPSIMDLVKCDGAALYYRGKYYPLGVTPTEVQIMDITEWLLAHHGNSTGLSTDSLADAGYPGAASLGDAVCGMAVAYITSKDFLFWFRSHTAKEIKWGGAKHHPKDKDDGQRMHPRSSFKAFLEVVKSHSLPWENAEMDAIHSLQIILRDSFRDVEGRNSKAVANAQLGDLKSQVVNELNSVAREMVRLIETATAPFIAVDSHGRINGWNAKVAELTCLSVEEAMGKSLVQDLIHKESEEVADKLLFHALRGEEDKNVEIKLRTFGSQHLKKAVFVVVNAFSSKDSMGNIVGVCLVGQDVTGQKAVMDKFILLQGDYKAIVQSPNPLIPPIFASDENTCCLEWNTAMEKLTGWGRGDIIGKMLAGEVFGNCCRFKSPDAMTKFMIVLHNAIGGQDTDKFPFAFFDRHGKYVQALLTANKRVNIEGQIIGAFCFLQIASPELQLALEVQRHQEKKCFARMKELTYICQEIKNPLRGIRFASSMLETTDLTEDQKQFLETSACCEKQMLKIITDVDLESIEDGYLELDKAEFLVGSVINAVVSQVMILLRKRGLQLIRDIPEDIQTLAVYGDQIRIQQVLVDFLLNMVRYAPYPEGWVEIKVHPSLRLISDGIELVHLEFRIVCPGEGLPPQLVQDMFHSSQWVTHEGLGLSMCRKILKLMNGELQYIRESEKCYFIIILELPMPWRGSNRAD
- the LOC122670663 gene encoding phytochrome B-like isoform X2, which gives rise to MLTPASMPSSNSPASPRGGYIQSFGCMIAVDESTFRVVAYSENATEMLDLNPQSVPTLEEPLTLTVGIDVRTLFTPSSSPLLEKAFRAREITLLNPLWIHSKSSNKPFYAILHRIDVGIVIDLEPARTGNPALSVGGAVHSQKLAVRAFSRLQSLPGRDIKLLCDAVVEHVRELTGYDRVMVYKFHEDEHGEVVAESKRPDLEPYIGLHYPAIDIPQASRFLFKQNRVRMIVDCHATPVRVIQDEELLQPLCLVGSTLRAPHGCHSQYMANMGSIASLALAIIINGNDDEGISGRNSMRLWGLVMCHHTSARCIPFPLRYACEFLMQAFGLQLNIELQLASQLAEKHVLRTQTLLCDMLLRNSPTGIVTQSPSIMDLVKCDGAALYYRGKYYPLGVTPTEVQIMDITEWLLAHHGNSTGLSTDSLADAGYPGAASLGDAVCGMAVAYITSKDFLFWFRSHTAKEIKWGGAKHHPKDKDDGQRMHPRSSFKAFLEVVKSHSLPWENAEMDAIHSLQIILRDSFRDVEGRNSKAVANAQLGDLKSQVVNELNSVAREMVRLIETATAPFIAVDSHGRINGWNAKVAELTCLSVEEAMGKSLVQDLIHKESEEVADKLLFHALRGEEDKNVEIKLRTFGSQHLKKAVFVVVNAFSSKDSMGNIVGVCLVGQDVTGQKAVMDKFILLQGDYKAIVQSPNPLIPPIFASDENTCCLEWNTAMEKLTGWGRGDIIGKMLAGEVFGNCCRFKSPDAMTKFMIVLHNAIGGQDTDKFPFAFFDRHGKYVQALLTANKRVNIEGQIIGAFCFLQIASPELQLALEVQRHQEKKCFARMKELTYICQEIKNPLRGIRFASSMLETTDLTEDQKQFLETSACCEKQMLKIITDVDLESIEDGYLELDKAEFLVGSVINAVVSQVMILLRKRGLQLIRDIPEDIQTLAVYGDQIRIQQVLVDFLLNMVRYAPYPEGWVEIKVHPSLRLISDGIELVHLEFRIVCPGEGLPPQLVQDMFHSSQWVTHEGLGLSMCRKILKLMNGELQYIRESEKCYFIIILELPMPWRGSNRAD